The DNA region CCCAAtaattgatttctttattgcttaaTTTATCTTACTTGGttgactattttttattttacccagTCGGTTTTACAGCAAAGTTATGGAGTTTCgaattctttttctttaactAATAAGGGAACATTTAGGATGACTGAAGACAATTCTGAAATCAAACTACCACTTCAGGTAATCTACAAGATGAAAATTCGAGTACCGATAATATTCATTCTGTTTGCGAACTAAATGCAAATGCCACTAGTCGAAGAGATTATAACTACAGGTAGTATCatacagaataggagaaaaatcAATCTGACGAATATGCCGGAATGAAGATAGATTACAAAATAACTCAGGACCTCAACAACCTAATAGGAGATTTGCACAAGGGACTGAACAACATGAGTCGACACTATATCAAACGCTAAAATTATGTAAGGAAGAAACAGATTAGACATTAAGGAATATGATCAGAGAAACATTCCAGGATCTAAAAGAAATCTACCTAATGGAGCAACCCTGTAAGAAAAGAAGGCTACCACTAACTATAATACCAGCTGTAATTTCAGGAGGTTTATCCGAGATTTTTCGGATCCCAAGGCCAACTGTTATTCTTGCAAGCGAAAATCATTACCCCACTGCATGAAGTGAAAAGcgtaaattttgaaatattagatTTAAGAACTAAGCTAAGAGATACCTATCAAGCTTAATTGAGCGAAACGCAGAAGAATAATCAATGAGACAACTGTCTGAGACCTTTGCTAAGGAAACCCAAACGTGTATCCAAATAACCAGCTTAATTCTTGCCATactgaatattaaataaaaggtAAAGAAAGCAAGAGATGAACTGAGGTCCTTTGTCAACACCTTCTATGAGATTcacggcctctgtaacacggttttttcgcaataactttttatctatgcatttcataaatataacgcttattcaaaatacacataaatttagactgcattctgcattacgtaggttgaaaaaatttggtacttataatgtaaaagtgactttttttgaagacgggccaacttactcatataaaaggtttcgaacgcactcgttacgtaacttacgacagcatttcttccctctttctcgatggatgattggctatacgtaacgaaggctatacctctggcaacaatgacaaacaaatttaaatacaagcaaagcagcacacctttatgaactctgaaacctctccactgatcattttcataatgatcaaaccaacaaaatatgttaataaatacaaaaacacttcgattattagtctaactcccaaagtaagtgtcctaagaaattacagtctactttataggtcacaatcagattgacaagatgtagggaatagggtaattttcaaaaacacagtagacaagcttgatttgataactgctatatccaatgtcaagcaatttttatttattggctgtctacctatttactgaaaaataaatagccgttaccgtattttggctttaaaccttcaccagtaattatcgccagaatgataacttcatgaggctccacccactttggcctcgttataattcaggaaaaCACTGAAGGCTGTCATGAgcattgttggattacaaaatttaacttctggctataaaaactcatttctcgagtagttgtaagaagtgctaaatgatcctcagggatcccagcagttggccaaaacgtttaattcatgtatgttacgcatatactgttgcggcactactgctacagtagtattactacgctagcacagataccccacccacatctatgtatcgttccgccattcataaagtcttcgggtttcagagccgatggaacaaggagaatgagtttctgtctagtggatgggtggggcaacatttcgtcaaaaggtgtttactttgcttacgtaatgaatgtttttcgactcttggctcgtaatcgggttttggttattgataatgctgacaaaatttgtgtgtggttgtaaaatatacatatgtcaactttcagctacatccgatgctttgacaagtagcaaagtccaaaaaactgtgttacagagaccctgaatctcatagtagttaccaCTTCTCAAGTAAAATTCTGCAAATTTGCTGTCAttgaaaaactaagaaaataatgGTGGAAACCAAACTGCAGtttaaaaagattattatttttccttctgaTCTAACTCACTCACTCTATCCTTGACTTAATGCTACCCTTAATTATTAATGATTGCTTACCCTAATTCCTATTAATACTAAAAGTCTTTAAATATTATTCCTTTATTCCCTTCTCTACATGCGTTGCTAAACATACCCTAAAGACACTAAACAAACAGAACCTTTACTTCAAGAAGGCTTGCACACTAACATCGAGGAACAAAAGGAATATTCACTTGCAAAAATATCCTACACATTTTGATTATACCATTTTATGAAACTAATAATTTTAACATAATACACCGACACAATATTGTCTTTTTGCATTGCTGCTTGATCAGGATACTCGATCATGCAACTATGAAGAAGTCGACCCACCACAAAGAACACTCATCAATAATGGGGGAGAGGAGCGGGGGAGTTTTGGGAGGGCTGGAcgcaatatttataatttttacccAGAAAGGACCAGCTTCCGGGGAAGATGTGGAGACATCACCGAATTGAATGAATGCACCCTCCAGACACATCGTTGATGTAAAGTAATGTCAAAGGGTGATTTCATCCCAAGCAGCAAAGTCAAGATAATGGCAAATATGAAAAAGAACATATATACAAATCTTAACGGTAAGATTACAGAAGTAACGCATTTTTTAACTTTCATTCAAACTGCTAACATTACCAGTCATTGCCGTGATCACCGGATTTATCTGCTTTTCTGCTTTAGTATGGCGTGGGCTACACAAAGTCATTAGGTTGCTCGATCCACAACGCATCcataaacaaaacagaaatttacttatcgcctcatcatcatcatcatcatcaggttCTGCACAATCATCATCTTTCttcgttatcattattatcgaGTCGAATCCCAGCCTAAGCTTCCATAATGACGGTTTAATCAGCTCCCCGCCAGGTCTCCTTCTTCTCTTTGATTAACCAGAATTCATGACTTACCAAACAGCGTCTTACCTTCGTGGTAGACTTCAAAACAACTTCGCTTCTATAAATAATCTTCTCCGACAAAAACTTCGGGATTTTCTGGCGGAATTTCGTTCACCCAGAAGGCtaataaacttttaaaatgaaCTCCCTAAGCATTTACAAAGCATGACTTGTAAGGATGTTGTGTCTTATGCCAACATATTAATCATACTAGATATGAGGTATAAACAAAAGCTACAGAAGAGAAATGAGAAGCGTCAGCTCTCCTTAACTCCGAAGCGGAGAACCGGATTCCCCAAATACGGGAAGTCATTTGCATCTCCTTATACTACAGCAACACCCATTCCTTCCCGTTTGTAAGGAACAGCAAGAACGAAGAACGCCGTTGATAAGAACAGGAGGAGAGGAGACCGATCATGGTGTTACACTCACTGATTCTGGCATGAAGCATTGCCTCTGCCACTCCTGTGTGTAAAAATACTTATATCAAAAACTTTAGACGCTTTTATATAGGTATAAtgtcagattatatatatctgtctatatatatatatatatatatatatatatatatatatatatatatatatatatatatgtatatatatatatcacctttgGAAGTGCCATTGGTTTGGGTTAAAGACATAATGGACCCTTCGCGGAAGATAATGCCAATAAAAGGAAGCTTATAGGAAGCCAAGATAAAAATTACAGCATTCTCGTAGACCTCAACTGATGTTGCATATAAATGGAGAAGCGCACaaacatccatacacacacacacacacacacacacacacacacacacacacacacacatatatatatatatatatatatatatatatatatatatatatatatatatatatatatatatggtgaacgccacgaaagaaaaaagtgAACCGAAGAGTGGTTGCTAGACCTTTTGACATATTGGTCGGTCCTTTGCTAGCAGACTGTAGGGAAACATAAAAGTAAGTTCACAATAAAGCTCGCATAATTGACACAGTTAGTGGATATACCATAACAAATGTAAAtctttgagagttttttttatagaagattaGGCCTAAAGGCTCAAAAGCAGCGAGAagtcaattaaaagattatacaccGAAATGGACCTAGGAAAGAATAACCTGAGTGCATATTTATATAAGTGCAACACTTAATATACTCTCCTTTTGggaaacaataaaaatgtttgaaaactgaacaatttataaaaaaaagaaaacaataacattcaagcacagaaaatatatctaattTCATTAGTTaccttgtatatattttgtatgtgtcTCTTCCCCtttataatcttttgattttctcTTCTCTGCTGCTTCCtgcataaatatctatatttatacaaattatatctatatacgtgtacattatatatacatacttacatacatacattcatacatgcatacatatttacatacatacacagagacacacacacacacacacacaaacacacacacacacacacacacatatatatatatatatatatatatatatatatatatatatatattatatatattaaatatcaacTAGTACTATCTCGAAGAAATAGCTTAGAAAGTATTATAACAATGATGTATTAGATCTGTTTAATGTGAGTCGAAAACAATTTAAACGTGATAAAGTAAAGCGAATATAAAATGAATAGAGTCAAcgcacaataataaaaatgaatcgaAATTACAATACTTTCCCATTGAAGGTAAAGTTATCTATATTTAAGTTCGGTTTTAGTTTCTTTATAAAAATGGTTTCTAACAGTCATGGCTCAGCTTCAAAGAGAGCTTTTCATAAAATACTAAAAAGCgagaattaaaactaaaatacatAAGAAAGCCCAAATCTGGAAGAGCgttaatgattttgtttcttcCTGACGTATGTTGCGTTGGAATTCAAATGAATTAGGAAAAAcgtccccccctaaaaaaaaaaaaaacattcttaattGTTCACCGAATTTTACATTCAGTGATTTAATGATTCGAGGGATTGGTGATTTTTGGGTTCGGAATTATATAAACTTAATGAACAGGCTTTAGTAAAACTGACCCGTAAATtgatattttacaaataattcagTCAATTCAAATTCCCTgactttttctaaaaaaaaactaattatttagtgagaaaggatgagaggaattaaatttgaaaatgtaaatataaatttgtcagACATCAACCACAATCGTCGTATTATGATTTTCAGTGAGCTTTGTTGCAAGAATGCAATTCACATCACCAggataaataaatttcttatgaGCTAGGGTTGACCTTCTGTTGGGAAAGCAAAGGTTGACCTCGGGTGAAAATGATTCAAGTTTAAAACATTTATGAAGAAAAAGCTTACATGAAAGAGAGTTACCATTCGGAAAGTGAAAATGATATCTGTGAAACCAGGTGATGTCATCATTAAATATTGAGATCTCTCTATGGCAGAGAAATTAATTAACAATTTAACTGATGTGGTATTGTAAGAAAATTAGTTCTGGCTAATCATAATTTGAAGTTATTGAGTAATGAAACCTTTTGTAACGATTTTTAGCTATGggttttagaaaaaataatttttaaaactgaatGCTTTAAAATCTCGAAGGAAACCCTATGACTATGGAATGGAAATTTCAATTATAGATTTTGTAACTAAAATCTACACAAGCAGATGATACTCTTATGAAGGTCactcacattcacacacacacacacacacacacacaaagacactcACATCTGCGATGTATATTCCCTTAAATAGATTAATCTCCTATAAATGCAGCtccaatgaattaataataataataataataataataataataatcataataataataataataataataataaaataaaactaaatatattctgCTCCCTGAAAAAAACTATGTATAGGGATTAAAAACAAACATCTAAACTGTCTTTAATCCCACAAAAAATGAAACACAATAATTGGGAAAAGTATtaacataataatgaaaagaatgataAAGAACACACTTATATCTTCATTAAAGGAACGACACGAGATGCTATTAAACACGCTGAGCCCGTCTTGTCACTGCATTAGCACATATATCTAATTACACAAAGCCACGAACACTGTTGTATGCGCAATCTATCAGTTTGAATACCTTAAACCGCGGAAAATTGCGGTAAGCACAAGAAGACCTAACCAACACTCTCATTGAATCGCCACTGCCTTAGGGGGCTTCCCAGTAGACGGATCTGCTGACCCTTGCAACAAAATACCACCCGGCTAACTAACTGAAATCATTTCTTCTAACGTCAACATGATTGCCTAACTCCTGTGCAGCCCCCCTcgcccccagtctctccagaaacgtaatACTTAGGCCTAATTGCCCATTCCgactgccaccactattacaatGCCTAATTTTAGCCTTTTCTAAGAAAAACAATTGGGTAACATCGACTTCAACGAATGTATGGCAACTACCTTAGGAAATCTCAGCAAAAGGCATCCATACTACTATTTTTCAAAGTCATTAAATCTGGGGCAAGGCCAAACttcaagttataaaaaaaaaagaacctttatttccacaaaaaaactaacataataataaaggaaacggattgaaaaaaaaattcaaacgttGAGTGTATTCACTTCTAGGAAAACGAAAAGTCGTCTCAAATGAATGCCACATCAACTCCCACATTAAGACATGTTAATTCACATAGTTATCATTGTTGTCTCCAAACTCAGAAATGTGAACATGTCAGTCAATAAAAGTCAGAATTCCCAAATTGGCAGCAGTGAATCCACCTGGGGGAAAAGAAACCATAATCTTCAGAAATACAAATccaaatggatgagcataaaattattggagtaaaataaaaagaaattcttcTGCATACATTAGAAAAACTTATCAGAAACTcaatgtttttcactgcacttcggcttctctcctGCACCTGTAAATCATTCAGTGTTCAATAAAAGGCTTTCCACACTAATTACCTTCTGTGGATCTTCCCGTGCACCTACCAATGGCTCTCTTTACTGAAAAGTGACTTAAAGAGTCTGCCGCTTAATGAATCGTTTCTCTAAGGTTGTCTCATTATATTTCCACTCGCACGGGTCCTGTGTTCGTTCATACGAATGCACCAAATCCTTCTAGAAGGTTCTTTGCACAGGTCCTAAAGAGCTCTGATTCACCGGACGGCTGGAGAAATAGTATAATGGTTCAAATATATAAGGGAAAGGGGGATAAACAAGACTGCACAAATTACAGAGGGATAATATTGTTATCTCATACTATGAAGATATAAGAGCGAATTATAGAGAAAAGAATAAGGAATGAAATAGCAATAAGTGAAGAACAATTTAGGTTTATGCCAGGAAAGGGTAGAGTAGATGCAATTTTTACACAAGGGCAAACAATGGAAAAACATGCTGAAAGACAGAGAGGGCTACATATAGGTATTTATTGATCTGGAGAAGGAATATCATCGGGTACCTAGGCAAGAAGTGTGCAGATGTATGAGAGCGAAAAGTATTTCAGAAAAGTATGTTAGAGTAGTCTAGGGATATGTATGTAGAGGTCACCAATCGAGTAAGGAGCACTGTGGGAACAACAGAAAAGTTTAGTGTAAGAGTTGGTTTACATCAAGGTTCAACTCTCATCCCCCACCTCTTTGATCTTGTGATGGATGTTATTACATCAGATGTCAGAGAAGAGGTCCCTTTGAGTGTGATGTTTGCTGGTGATGTTGTTTTGGTGACCTTGACTAGAGAAGGAGTGGAGATAAAACTAGAGTTGTGGAGACAAGCACTTGAAGATCGAGATTTAAGGATAAGCAGAGCTAAGACGGAATATCTGTGGATGGGAGGGAAAGGAAAACAGGGTGCAGTAAAATTAGGTTTAGGGGACATCAAGAGGGTTGCAACTTTCAAGTACCTAGGGTCCTGTGTGATGGAGGATAGAGACATAGACTCTGAAATAAACCACAGTATACAGTGTGCTTGGATGAATTGGAGATCATCGGGGATATTATGGACAAAAAGAAGAGTGCAAAAGTAAaaggaatttattaaaaaaaagtgtagTTAGACCAGCGATGGTGTATGGTGATGAGACGTGGTCAATAAAGAAGGCTCAAGAAAGTTAGAGGTGGCAGAGATGAGGATGCTGAGATGGATGTGCGGAGTCACGAGAAAGGATAGGATCAGAACGATTATATTAGAGGGACAGACAGAGTAGTAGAAATGTTAAAGAAGATTCAGCAAAGAAGATTGcagtggtttggtcatgtcacGCAGAAAGAGGAGGATCAAGTGTATAGAAGGGTCATGGACATGGCGGtggttggggggaggaggaggtggaggaggaggaggggaaggctTGGAGTCAGATGGAAACATAACGTAGCAAATGACCTGCGGGAAAAAGGGTTCAGAGAACAGGATACACAAGATAGGAGATGGAGAAGGCTTATCTggaacagcgaccccatatagagaTGGGTAAAGGCTGAAGTCGAAGAAGATTGACGCCCGGCACACCCCCAaaatttttgttctctctttaaataaaaacagataaataaataaataaaaaagaagcttATAGCATATGAAAAATCACCATTAAGATTCGTGTAATTTGAaaatttaattaagaaataataaataaagaaaaaatatataaaaaagctagTTAAGTATCCAGTAAAAGATAACACTGTTGCCATAAATAGACAAAGTAATTTTAAACTTTAGGGAGTGAAAAGAATCTCTCAATCTTAGGAATAGCTTAGGAAAATATACGTTACATGAAGAGTacagaattaatattttaattaaccGAGTGGTATCGCATGAACTTCACACTTAAGTGGTGGTCTCAAGTTCGGGCCCCACTTACAACCGGATTGATTTTCATGGCAACACAACCTTAAAATCTTATAAGCTGGTGATGATGGTTTGAGCGTGTACACAGGCGCACCTGCAGTCATCAGTAGCCATTGCCTAATCCACCCAGGTTGTAATGTGGTAGGAGAAGAGGCCTTGGGcattaaatatatgatatatgcaacAGTAATCTTTTATTTAGCCCTTACAAAATTCCTTTaggttaaagagaaagagaaacaaatattTTGGCTTTCATTTGTGATTTATTCTTATGCAGAAAGGCTGTTTCATACATCAAGACGTTCATTTTTTGAGGACTGAGATTCACAATGGCACACATAGTCAATATAATTTTCTGCATCAAAGAATCGTATTATTTGCAAAAGACGCAGTTTATTATCTTGACATTTTCTTACCCATCAGTGTCCTTTCATATCTCATTATCTCCCACCTTAactcccaacctctctctctcttctctctctctctctctctctctctctctctctctctctctctcactaggttCACTTTTCCGACAGTTCCCTGGTTTGTCTCTTGACGCCCAGTCCATTATTCTTTCTAATCTGTTCAGGTACTTGCAATTCCCAACGCAATCAGTAGAATCTTTTTACCCTTTTGGACTTAATTCAAaagaacttttattattttatccacGTTATACATGATTAAATTTTGATCTTCAAATGGATCTTTATTAAATTAAAGGACGGTAAGGAAATAAAcgatgttttcattttttgcttggaAACATCATTAGGGTGAAGGACTTTttctttctgaaatattttttttatatatttctcccATAAATCATCATCATTAACATGAAGGATAATTTTGAGGAATGAGACAAAATAGGAACAATGCTAAATTTGAAATAATCAGCAACACAAGTAAACGTTTGTGTGTATGCGCTCGCGCCTGCGCACAAACACTCCCCATACTTCCAACGCAGCaaagttttcataaatattttgtacTTTTCCCTACTTATTCAAATCAtctaatcatgttattccctcatCCATTCTGGCACCCGTTGCTCCGTTCTCTGTCTTCTATTTAGTAACATTTACCAGATTTCTAAGTCTTTCAGGTTCATTTTATAATTCGAGTCGTTCTAGTGGCATACCATCTTGATGCTAAAACCCCATTAAGGGCAATAGAGGAGTCTTCTATCCTTGTTCTAGATGTACTAGATGTGTCAAATTTAAAGTCGGTCCCATGCCATCAAATCATGTTGGGAGACATGCCTTTAAGAAAGACGTGGAATTACACAGTAAGGTGGCCGGATCCTCCTTTGCCTTTCCGCTTAATCTTTAATCCCAGCTGGTACTGGTACCCATTATAGCTGTGTAGACTTCTGGGAATGATTGATTATACTTGAGTGAAAGTCACTTCTAGGTAGTTCTGAATTTCATAGCCCAGTGAAATCTATCATCTTCTATTGCCCAATATACTGAAGGAGGGGAGAGGATGCAAAGTACACATTCAAAaagtatcatgtatgtatgtttgtaggtaagtatgcataaaatgtGTGCCCGCGTGCACGCGTTTACAGGCATAGATTAATCTTTTTTAAAGGTAAGCATGAACAAGTACGTCATCAAGGTATTCTTGTTTCACTGGCCCGATTTCTATATCCTATAAAGTTCAAAGTCTAATAAGCTGATGAAGACTCTTTGACAGGCAGCAACATCAGATTATAAAGCTGACATAATTACGCGGCCTCGTATGAAAATAAACCACTCCTGTCATTTGATGTATTAACTTGGATCAGAGTAGGTATTAATCTTTGCTAAATCCAATTATCTTGTAAATGAGATTAACGCTCCATATCACTGACATCGTTTGCTCTTCTCACTTATACTTATGTTTCGAAAAAGTTATTTACTGCGCGGAATAAAAAGCAGAGTTGAGATATTACAGTAACTACATAAAAGGTTACATTTGTTCCCGGAATTGAATTCATCATTTAGTAACAAAATCCGTGAATCTAACAAGATCAGTCGTTTAAAGctgttttatttaaaagtttaGGTATAGAAGTTTAAACGGCTTAAGTTTTCTTCAGCATTTATTTTCCACTTTATGAACAAGATATAATAGTTTAAATGATTCAGTGGAAGTATCCAACGAACTATTGTTTACACAAGTTTCCATTTCGTCCATAACTGAAAGGTGAGTGGATGTCAAGAAAGTGGACTAGCAAatttaatacttttatttctgAATAGAAACGtgcaacaataaataaacaagtataaTGTAAAATTAAAGCTATTTTCTAACGGGTTTCACTTTTAATCTGACTATTTGACTTTTCTTTCTATCTATTATTAAGGTTATAGTCGAAACAACGGAActatgtaaataagaaaataatgtaaatatcgtACATTAAAGGTGCAATAtagaagaaaaatgtttttttatgagagagagaaaaaaggacatTTTAAGATTCGCATTGCTGAAGGTGGGTTGAAAAGTGGACAAACATGATATTCGTGAAGCATGATTAGAACATTGTAATTGACGTTAAAACATAGAAAACTACCGATAAACAGATATCATGACTGAGACAAGGACGTGGCCAGGGAATCACGGAATAATCTCCGAAATtaataaaaacgaaagaaattCTGATACAAGTGAGAAGGTAATAGGATGAGAAAGGTGCGAGGAAGACTCTAGCCTTGGCAAGAACAAAGTAGATATTTTTTGTTGTGAATAGCAggtatgagataaaaaaaatgctat from Macrobrachium nipponense isolate FS-2020 chromosome 36, ASM1510439v2, whole genome shotgun sequence includes:
- the LOC135203406 gene encoding uncharacterized protein LOC135203406; its protein translation is MYVEVTNRVRSTVGTTEKFSVRVGLHQGSTLIPHLFDLVMDVITSDVREEVPLSVMFAGDVVLVTLTREGVEIKLELWRQALEDRDLRISRAKTEYLWMGGKGKQGAVKLGLGDIKRVATFKYLGSCVMEDRDIDSEINHSIQCAWMNWRSSGILWTKRRVQK